The genomic window GTTTGAAGGGCAAAATTGTCTTTTCACAAATAGACCGACCTGGAGTTCCCTTAGCAAAGAGAGTGGCTGCAATAGTGTTATCCTTGATCTTATCTTCACCCAATCGAGAAGATAAGTAACcttctttcttattttctttcttattctcattcttctcttctcttcttctttcttcttcttttctttccttcttctctgTTTCTCGGCGACTGTTTAATCTGAGAGTTGATATTAGGTTTCTGAGATCGAAATAAGGTGAGACTGAGTATGAATCAAGTGATGGCGGTGttgttgtttctggttgatcttaGGAGGAAGTTGAACCGAGAAATTACTGAGTTAGGGTTCTGTGAGTTGAAGATGAACTGATTCAATTGAATAAGAAGATATTAAGGTATGGGTTTCAATGAGTCTGATGTGAAATGGAAGATTAGGGGTTTGATTTCGAAGAAGAGAAGTTGTTCGACAGATTTAGGAATTATAGTTTGTTATAATTTCTGAAGAAGATTTGGAAGTTGAAATTCAAGGATTAAGAGATTAATTGAAGGTGGGTTTGATGTGAATTAAGAGTTAAGATTGAATAATAACTTTAAGTTCGATAGTTAGGATTTTGTATTTGAAGCTCAGATGGAGGATTGAATCTACTAGTGAAGTTGGGTTCTGAATCGTatttataagaagaagaagaagaagaagaagaagatgatgatgaagttattATGAGTCTTGAACTGGTTGGTGCTTGAGCAAAGCTTATCTGAGGTAATTGATCTTCTCTGTAGATTTAGTAAAGTTGTTATTTGAGTTTTGGAGATTGTTCTTGAGGTAGGATTGAAATGGTTATGTGTACCTGCAATGGAATTGTAATTGTAGGTTAGGTTAATGTTCATCCACATGGAGCTAGTTTATTTTGTGCCAATGTATGAAATGTGAATATATATGGTGGTGTTATGGATTGGTTTAGAGGAATGaatgaggatgatgtttttgtagCTATTAGAGTTTGTCAATAGTGATGGAAGTAAGTATACTAGTGGGTTGGTATTGTTGTGGATTAAAGGGAGGAGAAATAAGATGTTAATCTGGAGACTTAAGTGGATTTGTTAGTGAAAGGATGATTTGTGTTTGATGGATTTACATATGGAATTAAAGTTAGTCTGGTTGTGAATTGATGTTCAGAAGGGTGTGTTGTTTGTGCAATTGAAATTACAGAATTTGAGTTGGAAGTGGTAAGAGATTTGAGATTGAATCAATTATGTGTGTATGTGTTAGTATAAATTATTGGTGGAGGTCTGGGAAAGGTAGGTGATGGTGATGATAGATTGTGTGTATCAATTTCTGGTGATGTTGTAAATTGAGATGATTTGGTTCAGGAAGTTGAAATGTCTTGGAGTTGGAATTGTAGTTGGTGGTGTAGGCTTGTAACTGTTGGATACAGAATATTGGTTGAGGTTTGGAATTGTGTTGTGTGTTACAGTGGTGCAGATGGTGTTGTTTCATGGAATTTAGATTTTGCTGATATAATCTTGATGATGTGTTGAGTGTTGTTGCTATTGGATTGTACTTAGGCCTGGGTAGTTGCGGTTCTGAGATATGGTGGTGTTGTTTGTATGATTAAGATAAAATTGAAAAGTGATCTTAGGCCTGAGATGTGAATCAAGTATTATTGATGTAAAGATTATCTTGTAGCTTCATGGAGGCTTGCagctactgcaattgcaggtaagctAAGTTTTGTAATTGTAAATGAATTTTGAAGTTTGTTTAGAataaatgaatttatgttgagatGTTAAAGTGGAAATGAGGATGTGAGAACCTTTGGTCTGTTCTTTAGCTCAGCCTTGAAGTGTTAGTTGTTTGACTGAACATATTCAGTATGATTTAGTTTTCTTTTCTGACTCAGTTATGTGACTGAGTCGAGTTGACCTTGATAACCTGAGTTGAACCTTGTTGACTCACCGAGTTCCTATATTGACCCGAGTTGACTCAGTGCACCGAGTTGGACCTTGACTCTAAACTTTGACTGACGTGGACTGATAGCTGAACCATTTGACCGTCAGTGACCGTTAATAGACTCATATGGACCAGGCCTTAGTTTAATGGGatggtttagtggacttgggattagaaccattagatagacttgtatgattcttgtgtgagccttttggctagattcttagacttcttgtgtgattaacagttagtctatattaacaatgatcgattcaaaggacgaaccagtggatcgtggatctcgaggtaggcgtggcttgtcgtcaaaagaggtgggaatacttttaactcttttgaaaccatttgaaaccattgttgtttcttttacaaaagtttatgttttacaaactcatgcattatctatttgtgcatttcatacattgtttagtttgtattatgattgttctgttgattctttgaatctttctatGAATTGGAaaagacttgtaatgtttgtttgtcgtatgaattgttatgggaaacaCGAATTTTCACTTGTGGTATATGGGAtagctccttcacatttatatctacatgaattcagcttttattgcttagagtgggtcatcatggtcttggtgatatcaatagctaatgagtgtggttagaacgaatattatacattgtttgaagaaggagtttgtccatatacatgtttgtgcatttccagtgacttagtcactttgatgtttgggaaaacatgtattgttttccaaatcttgctcatgatttctttaaagttaaatgttattcctgctgggcaccccttttagggatgatgtgctcacccgttCCCACTTTCCGTTTCAgggacagatcagagttgcgcaatgGATGCTTCGAAGAGTTGAGTCTGTTAGTTGGTTGACTTCAGTTATGTTTACTATGTTATATGTTCTATTTATATttataaaccaaatgactattgtatatatattatttgagaaaagttctgtatatatatatttcagagtggggctagtttatgggttaagttttgtagcagatttcttaatggaacgtttaagtatttgatttagatttgtagtgcctctttgtttagttaatctcttgcaTTAGTCAGCTACTAGCTTAGAGGGCGCTACAACACTGGTCATGAACCATCAATCTGCTTGGTTAAATAGTATATAGATTATCTTTGAATAGATAGGTATTGGATAGTAATACTATTAAGTGTCAGGAAAAACCACCTAACCAATTTATGAAAATAAATTTTATGCCTTGTTTCATGAAATTACTAAAAATGCAGTAGTGGGGATAATGTTGAGAAACTGTGCAGGTACAGGAACGGAGATAGATCAGTATTAGTAAAGGTTGCAGATGGTTAACAAGCTAAGGTGCTAGTTCTTTTGGAAGCTGTGCTTTGGGAGGGAAGTAAAGGGATTAAAATGATTCAGTTGGAAGGCGACTAACAAAATGTGATTTCAGCAGTAAATTGATGTCTAACTACTGTTAAATGGACTACTTCTAATGTAATAGAAGATATCTTAAGACTTGTAGTTAATTTTGATAGTTCGTCTTGAATAAGGTCCATAGAGATGCCAATTATGTTGCAGATACCATTGTCAAATATAATATCAATATTAACAGCGTGAAAGAATCAAGTCAGaaaatatcatattggattaaaaATAATGTTCAAGCAGATTTATCCACTCCTATTACTCAATAATCATGAATTTATTTCTttcttattaaaaataaaaatgagaaaaagGTCGATCTATTTCATTTTGataaaaaatttatgaaattacaaaaggaaaaagaaaaaaagtaggAAAAAATACTTATTTACAAGAACTAATTGAACTGGGAAAATAACAAACTATGGATTTGGTTTTTGCCTGATTGAACGTGATCAATTAGTGAGActaacaccttgtttgtttgcagctgactcatctgagtcgtctggatctgagtcgtctggatctgaggtTCTTCAtgagtcagggtgctacggttATCGATCTCGgttgaccacggttcgtgaaccgggttcgcgaACTTCTAACCTATTTATCCAACTTATAAAATCCAGTTCGTTACGGTTCGCCAGCCAGGTTCGTGAACTGAACTTgctgtttgcgaactggttcaccaaccttGTTGTATTTCTGTATGTCAGATATCTATGATTTGTGAACTGGTTCGCTAACCTACCCTAAGTAGAAATAACAGTAAGTTCATATATTCtctttatgatgtttgaaacattcccaagtgatataatcatttacatgggcaattttcaattgatccacaagttaattcataaaattaatattattaaggacctttgaacatataatcgctaaatcatatttcgagatttttcataAGACAAGCTTGAGTCGGAAGCTCTTCCTTGTAattctactataagtcatacgtCATAGTCTCAATAGTTAGAACtatggtatagtgagtaaaatagaatggttcgttcttcacatacctgatacataaGTTCTCCAAATGTGTTTGTCGAttttcagtcttcgagggtgatctctgatacttaACTATAATTCTAACCTGtctgaaacttgacttagtagactagaaatcaagatatagttttgaccacCTAACATTGAcaccaagcttgagatagcaaaatttatgggttcaaccgagcaatactctaacaaaacCCAGAATACGTTTATGTAGGTGTACCATATCCATCGATTACGGGCCATGTTCTTCTTGTTTgatgaacatcaacaacaatcagtATACGTTAATGCATATAACAACAGATTATGGttaattttcagaaaattttgatgaaaatttTTGAGAGTTTCATACTTAAATTGATGATGAATCTCTCTTCAAAAGGATTAAAGGGGTTTAACTCAATTTTATTGTTTTTGGCGAAAATGTTGTTTGGAAAAAAAACATTAAGAAAATGACTTGTTATTTGAgatcaaattttaatttttgattttggtgGATTGAGTTTCAGTTTTTGATTAAATATTGTTAATAAAAATGATTTAGGTCTTTGCATCTTTTTTATATAATCAGATTTATTAGATTTGTGTAAAAGATAATTTAGTATTTTAATGAACATCGTTATCCTTCGCTATTGGGTTGACGAAGAAATCTGGAAACCTCAAATTAATGAGGATTTTTGTGGACTGTATTTTTTTGCAAATTGGAAACTACATTTAAGACTTTAAATAGCTATCCAAAATCGTTGACGATGTGGAGCCAAGTAGGCAGTTGGTTCATGACTTCTTCCACTTGAATTAAAAAACAGCAACTATACGAGATTCAAGTTTGACCGAGAAATTCCCTGCAATAAAATAGTTGCTTATAAGAATTAAAATCCATGCCATTAGCCATCGCCAACAAAGTAAAAAACGCATCCGTTCCGGCAAAGCACCGTATAAACgcagagaaaagagaaaaaaacagaaGAAGCATTAACTTGGGCAAGAGAAAGAGAGATGACAACGGGTACACTAGAAGTGTTGCTTGTGGATGCTTGTATACTCAAAGACACCGATCTGATTGGTATACCATCATCATCAAACCTTATACAATCCATGGCTAATTAATTACATTGTATACTCTAGCATCTTAATTGCCCCCTTCAACCGACGATATGTTTGGAACTTCTTTTTGCAGGTAAAATGGATCCGTATGTGGTAATTAAGTTTGGTGATCAGAAGCGTAAGAGCACCGTTTGCAAAAGTATACATTGGTTCGAAGTTTGTCAATTTTACCAGTTAGCATTCTGAAATATTAATTAAGCATATAAAATCTTACATGTATGAAATATCAGAACAAGGAAAAACACCCGTGTGGAACGAAAAGCTCAAATTTAATGTGGAGTATGCCGGTTATATCAGAGATGAACATCCTAaatataaactcaaatttaagaTCATGGATAAAGATAGGTTTAGCAAGGATGATTTTATCGGTGAATTGACGTAAGTTTGTCCAAGTTCTTTCTTTTCTGTAATTATTACGAATGTGACAATCCGTTGTCATTTGCTCTCTCCGTCCTTAATTATATGAGTTATCTGTAGTTTGTACAAATTTTAAGGCAAGAAAGAAAGTgaagtatgtttaagtatttttttataattatacctTTATGggcaataattagtaaaatttagaaacgatttatctcttaaactataccacggttttttataaattttataccgttgaaaagcattttaaaacacttacgcaacgaatataaacatgactttcAAATTATACATGTTTCATacagtaacaataatcaattaaaaggatagttttagaaataccaccttgattagtgaaataactCATTTATTGTTGGataaaactaaaaaccaaatagctcatctaattagggacagaAGAAATATATTTTAGCTGAGCGATCGATCTTTATGTATACAGGATCTATGTCGACGATCTCTTGGCACAAGGAATGGTGAATGAAAATGCTGAAATACGCCCTTGCAACTACATCATTGTTGGCTCTAACAAATCCGACAACGGAGGGATTCGAATCGGCCTAGCTTTCACCCAGGTAGCTTTCAACGGAGGGATTGTAAACGCTAAAAATAAATTATTGTTGTATGCATTGATTCCCGTCTGTGTATAATTTATATATGAACAGGtagatgaaaatgaaaatgaaaatgaaaatgaaaaaaaggaGGGTAAGTCTAAAAAAAAGAAACACGGCCTACACCTCCATCACAAGAATGATGGGAAGAAAAAATCCGGTGGACGGAAAAATCCCTtcaaacaccataataagaatgATGGTGAGGCAGAGGAGGAGGAAGGGGAGGAGGGGGAAGAGGAGGAATCGGAGTCAGTGTCTTCGGAGTCGGATCAGGAGGTGGAGGCAGGGGAGGAGGAGGGGAACGTGTTTGGAAAGCTTGGAGCTTTATTAGAATCTCTGGGTGACTTATGAgcggtttttgtttttgatttgatatCTACTCTACGTAGGCTCATTTACCCCAACCGAAAAAATCCAGTGCTCAGTTTCATTTATTGATTGATATTTTTTTGGTAGTATCTTACAatcttgtattttattttatttacctTGAGAGAAATCTGAAACCACTCGTAGCCCTATGCGAATTCTTATGGCCTGTATCCTAGAGCACAATGTTTTTTCTTTTGCTCTCTAAGCCACCATGCTTCTGCCTTACAAGGTTAGACTACCAAGTGTAAACAACAAATATCACTTCAGATTGGTGATGGAGGACTTGATGTTAATCTTTTAAACTTTTATTGCATTTGATACTGCGTAAGGTGCTAATTAGCTTCACAAGATTAAGGGAGCAGTAGAACAATAAACTTAAGACTTAAGAGCTATGCAAACTGCATTAATTTCATTGCAAAAAGGGAAGATAACAAAAACTAGTCCAAAACTGGACTTTTACAAGTTTATTCAATTGTACTAAGGCTAACTTTCAATTCGGTAAACAAGTGTTCTTCTACAAATGAATACTATCGAAATTATCATTTTGTATCCTATTTATAGTACCGGAGTAGTGTTGAAACTTATGTGTATCTGTTTGCGCATCCCATGGGTAGCCATATGTCTGTATGCAGTCTCTATAACCGCCAATGTGCTTTTCAACAGCTATGCTTTTTTTTGTGTTGTCCGCCAATTGATATTATACTTTTACTCGACGGTTAAGAAGTACCAAATAGGGTTATAGACCTAGTTTATAAATGTTCCAATTCATCTCCTTACCATGTCACGTGTGTGTATGTGTGATATTCATAACTAACTGGTAACCATCTTCCCAACTCATTGTTGGACCATCTTGCACGCCCCGGCTACGATGGTCGGGCCACATCTATTTTGTATGTGGCCCCTCTTTATTTTTTGACACCTATTTAACTAAAATATTTGTCCCCTCCAAATCCACGTAACTAttgtattttttgaaaaaaaataggaaattatagaaagaaaaaaagaaaaacaattaggTAATAAAACTGTTTTCTCAACTTTTTCTTACTTTATACGACGTGTCATCATTTAAAGAGGGaaagtatgtggcccgaccacatcgtaaccACACCGTTCTTGCATCATAAATGGCCTGGCCATGCACTTTACTCACTTGGACGTTATCATACGAGTAAATTTATGCCATTCCATCCTTACTTTACTCACTTGGACGTTATCATACGAGTAAATTTATGCCATTCCATCCTTACTTTACTCACTTGGACGTTATCATAAGAGTAAATTTATGCCATTCCATCCTTCAGTACGTTACTTATATTCGCACCTCATATTATATGCATCACTTGCATAATCCGACCGAGTAACTGATTACAATGACGCGTTTGGTGACGCCATTGCTGCACTTGCATTGTCCAACCCATAAAATAATGCCTAAGTCATTCCCTGACGTATCTTGCGTCCTTAATTCATCTCTTGAGCTAGGCAAACTCAGATTTATCGGACATGTATCATTGCACCGTCAATGTTGCAATATGCCAATAAGTTTCTTATCTTACCTTATGTTGTTGCATCGCCGGATAAACGTAGCATCATCTGACCTCCCCACCATAATCCCTTCATCATCCTCGAAGAATCCAATTCGAATTATGCCGAACCACATACTGCGCACCTCATCAGATAAACACTCTATTACAGGACTTTTCAACAAACTTTTTGGCATTACAAACGTCCTAGACAATCTTCATGCTTAGTACCAGCATCGACATTTACCTTCACTGCCTTTCCATTGATCTTACGAACTTAAGATTTTTTGTTATGTCGCCAACTACGTTTCAATCTACTCAATCCGTACACCAATTCTCATGCAAACTTTAAAATGTGTTCCTTTGTTTTTTGaccaatataaaaaaaaaaattcaggatatatgaactatcaagataaagatactcatacctggcttcacgaatccccaaaacgAACCTTTTTAGTCATAGACCTAATTATATTTCCATATGCAAACTAGGTTATGACGAATCTAGCTAGCTACCGACTAGGACATAAAGTGTCAGAGATttaatttcccagttgaaagagcatctctatgtATGGTTTTTCCAAGACTGGgggtttcttagaattcaagctaagataacttgagaatcaagcagaCACTTTCTATGTTCAGATGAAATCTAATTAGGGTTCCAAGTAAGtatgtgagaaattatcttgaattcacattagaagaatatacacagtggtccagttacggaaccgtgtataatgaccgtCTTTGGCAAATATGTCTTATGAACTATAAGCAACTTGATGCTCATTTAAATACTTAGAATTTAATAATGATACATATAGGGGctatttggtaaccattattttaatggattatcagccTATAATCCATTATGTAGATTATAATGGATTTTATATAGTTTGGTAACCATtaaaataatttcttattttaaccataattgaaaaaatccattatttccataaacagaaaaaagttgttttgaaaatttattataatcaattaattTTTCTAAGAAactaaaattgaatttttttttcttaatttctcgaaactgtaaggaccctcaagctcgtcaatgctattagaccggtcaagtgacgaattagccgataataactcaattagtttaacacgaacgttgaTTAActggaattaatctaacaatgatatAGATACGAAAATAGTACCGTTAGTTAGAAatcgaaaagttatgcagaattgactactcgaacgtgtcattcggatatcggacgaagaagatatcatcaaatAGGTgtgaagggcaaaatagtctttTGCAAATTAGCTGACCTGGACTCCCCTTAGTAAATCAAGTGAGTAGTAGTAGTAATCTTCGTTGGTCTTATCTCTAAACCATTCGATAGTAGTAGCATCTCTATTTTCCTTCTCCTCGTTCTCTTCTCTTCGGTTTCTGATTTTTGAGAGAATTAAATCGTGAgtgttttggaagatgaattaATAAGGGTTCGATCCTTGAAGTGTATCTGGTGGTGAAGATTTCTATGTTTCTTAATCAGAATCAACATGAAAGGGGATTACAGagaattgaattagggttttggttgtgTTCTTGAGAAGGTGATGAAGATGATTATGAGACTGAAATTGATAGAAGAGAGTAATATCAGACTCATTTGGTGGTGTTCTTAGTTCAAGCGGCTGGTTCAGATACTCAGAAGAAAA from Papaver somniferum cultivar HN1 unplaced genomic scaffold, ASM357369v1 unplaced-scaffold_19, whole genome shotgun sequence includes these protein-coding regions:
- the LOC113339072 gene encoding elicitor-responsive protein 1-like, coding for MTTGTLEVLLVDACILKDTDLIGKMDPYVVIKFGDQKRKSTVCKKQGKTPVWNEKLKFNVEYAGYIRDEHPKYKLKFKIMDKDRFSKDDFIGELTIYVDDLLAQGMVNENAEIRPCNYIIVGSNKSDNGGIRIGLAFTQVDENENENENEKKEGKSKKKKHGLHLHHKNDGKKKSGGRKNPFKHHNKNDGEAEEEEGEEGEEEESESVSSESDQEVEAGEEEGNVFGKLGALLESLGDL